One Paraburkholderia phytofirmans OLGA172 genomic window carries:
- a CDS encoding PDR/VanB family oxidoreductase — protein sequence MKNSTMMVRVARRNIEADGIVSFEFASPDGRDLPAFDAGSHIDVHLPTGHVRQYSLCSAPHERSRYQIAVLREEHSRGGSAGMHDAVKEGDELSVSMPRNHFALASVPAKHLMLAGGIGLTPLLCMAQHLDRTGKDFELHYCVRSRSRAAFLERLADASWAERVHYHFDDEDEHQRLRLDALLKDATPDTHLYVCGPQGFMNAVLDAARASGWPESRMHYEFFSAPTVDTSADGSFEVCLARTGKTVTIPADRTVTQALADAGVDVPVSCEQGICGTCLTRVLDGEPEHRDLFLSPEEQSRNDQFLPCCSRSKSGRLVLDL from the coding sequence ATGAAGAATTCCACAATGATGGTACGAGTTGCGCGGCGCAATATCGAGGCTGACGGCATCGTCAGTTTTGAATTCGCAAGTCCAGACGGTCGTGATTTGCCGGCGTTCGATGCTGGCTCACACATCGATGTCCACTTGCCAACGGGGCATGTCCGGCAATATTCGCTTTGCAGCGCGCCCCACGAGCGCTCGCGTTATCAAATTGCCGTGTTACGCGAAGAGCACTCGCGAGGTGGTTCGGCAGGTATGCACGACGCAGTTAAAGAAGGGGACGAACTGAGCGTCAGTATGCCTCGCAATCACTTCGCGCTCGCGTCCGTTCCCGCGAAGCACCTGATGTTGGCCGGGGGCATCGGACTCACTCCGTTGCTTTGCATGGCACAGCACCTCGACCGTACCGGTAAAGATTTCGAGCTGCACTACTGTGTACGTTCGCGTTCGCGTGCGGCTTTCCTCGAGCGGCTCGCGGACGCGTCATGGGCTGAGCGCGTTCACTATCACTTCGACGACGAGGATGAGCACCAACGCCTTCGTCTTGATGCGCTGCTCAAGGACGCAACCCCGGACACGCATCTCTATGTCTGCGGGCCGCAAGGCTTCATGAACGCGGTGCTTGATGCGGCGCGTGCGAGCGGGTGGCCAGAGAGTCGAATGCATTACGAGTTTTTCTCGGCTCCCACCGTCGACACGTCGGCCGATGGCAGCTTTGAAGTGTGCCTTGCGCGCACTGGAAAGACGGTGACCATCCCCGCAGACCGCACGGTGACGCAGGCGCTCGCGGACGCTGGAGTTGACGTACCCGTTTCGTGCGAGCAGGGCATTTGTGGAACCTGCCTTACCCGCGTTCTCGACGGCGAGCCGGAACATCGAGACCTGTTCCTATCTCCGGAAGAGCAGTCACGAAACGACCAGTTTCTACCGTGCTGCTCCCGCTCGAAGTCCGGGAGACTTGTGCTGGACCTGTAA